The window AGGAAACCAAGCCCCAAACGCGAACTCTGTGAAAACGATTTTGAAGGGGAACAGGTGAACACGCAATGAGCAGAAGTTTGGAAGTGGCGCTGGACCTGTGCCTGCGGGCCGGGAATATCATGCTGAGATGCGGAGCCGAGACTTCGCGCGTCGAAGATACGATCGCGCGGCTCGGCTACACGTATGGAGTCGATCAGGTCCAGAGCTTTGTCACGCCGACCGGTATTTTTATTTCCGTGGAAATGGCCGGCGAGACGACGCGCACCGGGATGCTGCGCATCAGCGGATCATCGGGGATCAACCTCTCCCAGGTGCACCGCGTCAACGACCTGTCGCGGCGCTATGCGTCAGGTCTGGTCAGTGTCGAGGAGGTGCTGGCTTCGTTTGACGAGTTCGAACGGGCGCCGGTCACCTACCGGCTGCGCTACCAGCACTTGGCGTCGGCGTTTGCGTCGGGCGCGTTTGCCGTGCTCTTTGGCGGCAGCTGGCCGGAGTTTGCCGTCGGGGCGCTCTGCGGCTGGATCTCGCATTTTGTGCTGGGCATGGTCAGCGGCGCGATGCCGTATTTTCTCAGCGTGTTCTTCGCTGCCTTCGCAGGCGTCTCGCTGGCGGTGATCGGTGTCGTGCTGTCGGTCGCGACCAATTTTGAAGCGGCGATCATCGGGGCGGTCATCCCGCTCGTGCCGGGGGTGTCGGTGACCAACGCCGTGCGCGACCTGATGGCGGGCGAACTGCTCGCCGGCGTGGCGCGGGCGGCGGAAGGCTTTCTCGTCGCGTTCGCCATCGCGGCAGCCGTTGCGCTGGTGCTGGCGATTCGCGTGCACGGGGGGTTGTGGTAGATGATGACGGGACAGGAGATCTTGCAGCTCTTGCTGCTCGCGGGGATCGCGTTTTCGGCGACCGTTTGCTATGCCGTGCTCTATCAGATTCCGAAAAAAGCGCTCCTGCTGGTCGGCTTCGTCGGTTTCTCCGGCTGGTTGATGCAGTATTTCATCCGGCAGCTGACCGATTCGCCCGTCTTCGCCGCCCTGCTCGGCGGTTTTCTCGTCGGGGCGCTCAGTGAAAAGCTGGCCCGGCGCATGCGCATGCCGGTCACCGTCTTTGTCGTCGGCGGGATCGTGCCGCTGGTGCCGGGGTCGTCGGCGATGGCGACGATGCGCGAATTTGTGATGGGCGACTATCTGGAAGGACTGTCGCGAGGGACGCTGACCCTGCTGATCGCCTCGGCGATCTCGGCGGGACTCGTGCTCGCCGGCTCTTTGCTGCGCCTCGATTGGAGGGGGAAACGTGCTGGAAAACGTGAATGAGACGATCCGCCGCCACCGGCTGTTGGAAACGGGGGACCGGGTGTTGGTCGCCGTCTCCGGCGGGGTCGACTCCTGCGTGCTGCTCGATGTGCTCCTGAAGCTGCGCGCGGCGTGGGACTTGCAGCTGGCCGTCGTGCACGTCGACCACGGCCTGCGCGGCGAAGCGTCGGCGGGCGACGCCCGGTTTGTTAAGCAGCTGGCTGAGCGGCACGGACTGCCTGTGTTCGTTCAAAGATTGGATGTCGAGGCGTATGCGAAACAGCACAAGCTCTCGATCCAGACGGCCGCCAGGAAGGTGCGGTACGGCTTTTTCGAGCAAGTCGCCAAACAGACCGCCAGCGCCCGGCTTCTCACCGCTCACCATGCGGACGATCAGGCGGAAACGGTGCTGATGCGCATCCTGCGCGGCACCTCGACACGGGGGCTGGCCGGCATCCCCGTCAAGCGCGAAGAGAACGGGCTCACTTACGTGCGCCCGCTCCTCGACATCTGGCGGGAAGAGATCGAAAGCTATGCGGCGGCACAGGGCATCCTGTATCGGGAAGACGCTTCCAATGCATCATTAAAATACATTCGTAATAAGATACGATTACAACTTTTCCCCGAACTCACCCGTGGCTACAATGAACAGGTGAAGGCTGCGCTGCTGCAGCTCTCCCAACTGGCGCGGGAAGACGAGAGCTATCTGGAGGAACTGGCGCAGGCGCGCTTTTCCGAAGCTGTCTTGCCGGCGGGTGCAGGCCGTTTAAAAGTCAATTGTGAACATTTTGTTGAAAGTCCGCTTCCTTTACAACGACGGGTAATTACACTAATATTATATTATCTGTGCGGACATACCATCCAATGGGAGCAAGTACATATCGAGAGCATCCGCTCCCTGTTGGTCAGCTCATCGCCGAGCGGCCGTTTGACCTTGCCTGGCGGGGTATCCGCCTGGCGCGAGTACAACGACGCTTATGTAAGCGTTGACAAGCCAATTCTGGCCGGCGAGGCTCCTGCGCCCGTACAGCAGTTTGTGCTGGGCAAGGAATTCATAGCCGGCGCGTTGAAGTTTACGGTAGAACCGCCGGGGTTTGCCATTCGTTTGGAGGCAGAAGTGACACCAGGGGTGCCGCCTCGTCCGACAGACGCCTGGGAAGCCCAATTCGATGCTGATGAATTGTCCGGCTCCTGCATATACATACGGACATGGGAACAAGGCGACGGATTCCGGCCCTTCGGAATGCAAGGCACGAAGCTGATCAGCGATGTATTCGTTGACGCCAAAGTGCCTAAACATAAGCGCATGGCGTGGCCGCTCTTTTGTATCGACAGCGAGATCGCATGGGTGGTTGGCATCCGGCGGGGACAGCAGGCAATGGTCACCGACAAGACTCAAAGAACGCTCGTCCTCCGGGCGGTGCGGCTCTCTTAATTTTTCAGGGGGGTACACGAACCTATGCATACAGATGTGCAAGAGATTCTCTTCACCGAAGAAGAAGTCTCCGCCAAAGTGCGCGAGCTGGGCGAACAGATCACCCGTGACTATCAGGGACAGGATCTGCTCGTCATCGGCATCTTGAAAGGCGCCGCGATGTTTATGGGCGACTTGGTCAAACGGATCGACATGGTGGTGGAGATGGACTTTATGGCGGTCTCCAGCTACGGCAAGTCCTCCGAGTCCTCCGGCGTCGTGCGGATCATCAAAGACCTCGACAAGAGCATTGAAGGGCGTCACGTGCTGATCGTGGAAGACATCATCGACACGGGGCTGACCCTGCATTATTTAAAGAACCTGCTGGAGCAAAGAAGCGCCGCTTCGGTCAAAGTCGCCGCACTTCTCGACAAGCCGGAGCGCCGCCAAGTTGAGATTGCCCCGGACTATCTCGGATTCTCCGTGCCGGATCACTTCATCATCGGCTACGGTCTGGATTATGCCGAGCGATACCGCAACCTCCCCTATGTCGGGGTTTTGAAACCGGAAGTTTATCAATCCTAAACGCTTGTCTGGCGTATGTGGTACCTGGGGTGCCGAGAGGAGGTAAGGAATGAACAGATTTTTCCGCAATGCCGGTTTTTATTTGCTGATCTTCCTGATCACCGTGGGGATTGTAAACTTCATCACGGGTGAAAAACAGGAAAAGCTGGAAATCACGTACGACAAGTTCATTCAAAAAGTCGAGAAAGGTGAGATCAAGGACCTGACCGTCACGAGCGAAGGGCTGACCTTGCGGCTCACCGGCTCGATGGTGGGCGACAACGGGGCGAAAGAGGAGTTCATCACCCGCGCCCTGTTCAGCGAAGAGTTCTCGCAGCAGCTGAACGAAGAGCTGAAGACCGCCAACGTCACGATCAACGAACCGCAAAAAGAGTCGATCTGGTTCACCTTCCTCACGTCGATCGTTCCGTTCATCGTCATCTTCATCCTCTTCTTCTTCCTGATGAACCAGGCGCAGGGCGGCGGTTCCAAAGTGATGAACTTTGGCAAGAGCCGCGCCAAGCTGTACAACGAAGAAAAGAAGAAAGTTACCTTCGACGATGTCGCCGGCGCAGACGAAGAGAAAAACGAGCTGGTCGAAGTTGTCGACTTCCTGAAAGACCCGCGCAAGTTCGCGGCGCTCGGCGCACGCATCCCGAAAGGCGTGCTGCTCAACGGGCCGCCCGGCACCGGTAAGACCTTGCTGGCGCGCGCCGTCGCAGGCGAAGCAGGCGTGCCGTTCTTCTCGATCTCCGGTTCCGACTTCGTGGAAATGTTTGTCGGCGTTGGTGCATCCCGCGTGCGCGACCTGTTTGAAACGGCGAAGAAAAACGCGCCGTGCATCATCTTCATCGACGAGATCGACGCTGTCGGTCGTCACCGCGGCGCAGGCCTCGGCGGCGGACACGATGAGCGCGAGCAGACCTTGAACCAACTGCTCGTCGAGATGGACGGCTTCGGTGCGAACGAAGGCATCATCATCGTTGCGGCGACCAACCGCCCGGACATCCTCGACCCGGCGCTGCTGCGCCCGGGCCGCTTCGACCGCCAGATCACGGTCAACCGTCCGGACGTCAAAGGCCGGGAAGCGATTCTGAAAGTTCATGCCCGCAACAAGCCGATCTCCGAGGACATTCCGCTTGGCGCGATCGCCAAGCGCACGCCGGGCTTCACCGGCGCGGACCTCGAAAACGTGCTCAACGAAGCGGCGCTGCTCGCAGCCCGCAAGAATAAAAAGCTGATCGAAACCCAGGAAGTGGACGAAGCGATCGACCGCGTCATCGCAGGCCCCGAGAAGAAGAGCCGCGTGATCTCCGAGCACGAACGCAAGCTCGTCGCCTTCCACGAGGCGGGCCACGCAGTCGTCGGCTACCACCTCGAACATGCGGATGAAGTGCACAAGGTCACCATCGTGCCGCGCGGCATGGCTGGCGGCTACACGGTGATGATCCCGCGTGAAGACCGCTTCTTCATGACCCGCTCCGAGATGTACGACAAGATCTCCGGTCTGCTCGGCGGCCGCGTGGCGGAAGAGATCGTGTTAGGTGAGATCTCGACCGGCGCGCACAATGACTTGGAGCGCGTGACCGACATCGCCCGCCGCATGATCACCGAGTATGGGATGAGCGACAAACTCGGCAATCTGCAATACGGCCACCGTCAAGGCGGCAACGTGTTCCTCGGCCGCGACATCGCGTCCGATCAGAACTACTCCGACACCGTAGCGCTGGAGATCGACCAGGAGATGCGCCGCATCGTCGACCAGTGCTACAACCGCACGAAAGAAGTGTTGACCACGCACCGCGACCAGCTCGATCTGTTGGCGAACGTGCTCCTTGAAAAGGAAACGATCGACAAAGAGACGATCGATTCCCTGATGGAGACGGGCAAACTGCCGGACGGCTCTGTGACCGGCATAAAAGTCAACATCAACTCCGACTCCTCCGTTCCGGCTGACGAGGAGAATAACGATCAGTAAAACTGGAGACTTTAGAAAAAACACCTGTCGCTCCTACGGCAGGTGTTTTTTTGGAGGGTGGATGAAACAACTTGAGACTCGCATCGCTGCAGAACATCACACCAGAAACCAGGCTCGCTCAGCCACTCTTAGATGAAAAAGGTCTGGTTTTGCTGAACAAAGGAGTCGTGCTCTCAGACAGCCTGGCCAAACGACTGCTGAACTTGGGCATCACCTCGGTCTATATTGAAGATGTACGCACGGAAGACGTGGTGATCGAGGAGGTCATCTCGCAGGAGACACGGCAGGAAGCGTTGCAGCTCGTCTTCACCACGCTGCAGAGCGTGCAGACCTCGGAGCAGCACCCGCGCCAATTTTATCAGGACTTGAACGGACGGAACATCCGCCGCCTGTTCGACACCGTCCTGCACGAGATGAAAGGCAAGCCCAATCTGCTGCTCAGCGTCTCCAACATCTACACGAGCGACGGATTCCTCTACCACCACTCGGTCAACGTCGCGCTGATGGCGCTGGCGATCGGCATCGAATACGGATTGACAGAAAAGCAGCTGCTCGACCTTGGCGTCGGCACCCTGCTTCATGATATCGGGAAGTTGCGCCTGCCCCAGGACATCTTGAACAAGCCGGGCAGGCTGACCCCGGAAGAGTATGAGATCATCAAGCAGCATCCGATGATCGGCTACGAAATGCTTCGCCTGCAAGACGACATCTCCGTCGTCTCCGCCCATGTGGCCTTGCAGCACCATGAGCGGGTCGACGGCACGGGCTACCCGCGCGGCATCAAAGGCGAGGAGATGCACATCTTCGGCAAAATCACCGCCGTCGCCGATGTGTACGAGGCGTTGACCGCCAACCGCGTCTACCGCAAAGGGCAGCTGCCGCATGAAGCGTTAGAGCTGCTGCTCGGCGCGTGCGGCACGCATTTTGACCGCGAGATCGTCGAGCTGTTTCTGAAGACGGTCGCCATCTACCCGACCGGACTGACCGTCCGGCTCAATTCGGGGGAGACGGGTGTGATCATCCGCCAGAACCCGACACATCCCCAGCGTCCGGTGATCCGCGTGCTCCAAGACGCAGCGGGGCGGCCGGTAGAAGCGTACGAAATCAACCTGATGGAGCATCTGACCACATTGATCACTGCATGTGAGTGCTAAGGAGAGTCGATACCATGTCAACCGAACAGCGCATGAAATCAGACATCGAGATCGCCCAAGCGGCCACCCTGCGTCCGATCCAGGAGATCGCAGCCCAGGTCGGCCTGACCCCTGAAGATATTGAGCAATACGGCAAGTACAAAGCGAAAATTTCGCTGGACGTCTACCGCCGCCTGCAAGACCAGGCGGACGGCAAGCTGATCCTCGTCACGGCGATCTCGCCGACCCCGGCGGGTGAAGGCAAGTCGACGACGACCGTCGGCCTCGGACAAGCGCTGGGCAAACTGCTGCAAGACAGCGGCCAGCGCGCGATGATCTGCCTGCGCGAGCCGTCGCTCGGCCCGTCCTTCGGCATGAAAGGCGGCGCGGCCGGCGGCGGCCACTCGCAGATCGTGCCGATGGAAGACATCAACCTGCACTTCACCGGCGATTTCCATGCGATCACTTCGGCGCACAACCTGCTCGCCGCGCTGATCGACAACCACATCCACCAGGGCAACCAGCTGCGCTTCGACGTGCGCCGCATCACCTGGAACCGCGTGCTGGACATGAACGACCGCGCCTTGCGCCAGATCGTCGTCGGTCTCGGCGGCCCGGCGAACGGCGTGCCCCGGGAGAGCGGCTTCGACATCACCGTCGCTTCGGAAGTGATGGCGGTGCTCTGCCTCGCCCATGACGAGCAAGACCTCAAAGCGCGGCTGAAGCGCATGATCATCGGCTACAACACCGACAAGGCGCCGATCACCGTCGCCGACCTCGGTGCGGAAGGCGCGATGGCCGTGCTGCTCAAAGATGCGATTCAGCCCAACCTCGTGCAGACGCTGGAACACACCCCGGCGCTCGTCCACGGCGGTCCGTTTGCGAACATCGCGCACGGCTGCAACTCGGTGATCGCGACGAAGATGGCGCTGAAGCTCGCCGACTACGTCGTCACCGAAGCCGGTTTTGGCGCCGACCTTGGCGCGGAGAAGTTCTTCCACATCAAGAGCCGCCAAGCGGGCCTGTCCCCGGCGGCCACTGTGGTCGTCGCGACGGTGCGGGCGCTGAAGATGCACGGCGGCGTCGACAAAGCGAACCTCGGCACCCCGAACACAGAAGCGGTGGAGCAAGGCTTGTCCAACCTGTCCAAGCACATCGAAAATGTGCAGATGTTCAACATCCCGGCGGTCGTCGCGATCAACAAGTTCCCGACCGACACGGACGAAGAGATCGCCGTCGTCACCAACTGGTGCCAGGAGAACGGCATCCCGGTCGCGCTGTCCGAAGTGTTTACGAACGGCGGCGATGGCGGGCTGGACCTTGCGAAGCAGGTGCTGGAGATCGTCAACAACCGTCCGGGCGGCCTGATGTTCCTCTACAATGAGACCGACACGATTCCTGACAAGATCGAAACGATCGTCCGCGAAATCTACGGCGGCGATGCTGTGCAGTACACGTCGAAAGCGCAGACGATGCTGAAACGCATCGACGAGATGGGGCTCGGCCATCTGCCGGTCTGCATGGCGAAGACCCAGTACTCGTTTTCCGACAATCCGAACCTGCGCGGCCGTCCGGAAGGCTTTACGATCACGATCCGCGAGCTGAAAATCTCCGCCGGCGCCGGCTTTATCGTCGCGATCACCGGCGACATCATGACCATGCCGGGCCTGCCGAAAGTGCCGGCCGCGATGAACATGGATCTGCTCGCAGAAGGCAAGGTCACCGGGCTGTTCTAGAACTTGCCACGCAACAGATAAAGCTGCCACGGGCATACTAGAACAAAGCCGCACTTTCTAACTTTTGTGACAAGTTTTTGTCAAATTGACACTTCACTCGATCAGAGTTAGAATGACAGAAAATAGGCATAATCAGCCCATTTTCAAATAGAAGGGGGCACTGTCCGCGATGGCTACCATCCAAGCTGTACCGAATCGTGAACAGCTCGACCAATACAAAGAACGACTGCTCCAACTGAAAAAGGAACGCAACGCCATCATCCTCGCCCACTACTACATGCGGGCTGAGGTGCAGGAAGTGGCCGACTATATCGGGGATTCTTTTGGCCTCGCGCAAAAGGCGAAAGACACCGATGCGGACGTCATCCTGTTCTGCGGCGTTCACTTTATGGCAGAAAGTGCAAAAATTCTCAATCCAAATAAAATCGTGCTCATGCCTGACGAGCGCTCCGGCTGCCCGATGGCCGACATGGTCACCGGCGACGGGCTGCGCAAGCTGAAAGCGGAGCACCCGAACGCGACGGTCGTCGCCTACGTCAACACCTCGGCAGAAGTGAAAGCGGAAACGGACATCTGCTGCACCTCCTCGAACGCGTTGAAAGTGATCAACTCCGTCGAGTCTGACGAGATCATCTGGGTCCCGGACAAGAACCTCGGGCACTATGTCTCGCAGTTCACCGACAAGAAGATGATCATCTGGCAAGGCTACTGCAACACGCATGACCTGCTGACGCCGGAAGAAGTGCTCGCGCTGAAGGCGGAATACCCGGACGCGCCGATCGTCGTGCATCCGGAATGCCGCCCGGAAGTGGTGGCGCTCGGCGATTATGTCGGCTCGACGACCGGCATCCTCAAATACTGCCGCGAGTCGAACTTCAAGGACTACATCGTCGCGACCGAAGAAGGCGTACGCTACATGCTGGAGAAGGAATCGCCGGAGAAGACGTTCCACTTCGCCTCGCGCTACATGGTCTGCCCGAACATGAAAGTCCACAACGTCAAGAAGATGGTCCGCGCGCTGGAAACGATGCAGCCACAGATCGAAGTCGATCCGGAAGTGGCGGAGAAAGCCCGCCGTTCGCTCGACCGCATGCTGGAAATCGTTCCGAAGTAAGACGAAGCGAGCAACACGTTAGAACTACGCAACTCGGTGAAGGAGACACATCCAGATGTTCTCACGATTCATAGCCAACTTTAAGGCAGAAGACGTTACCACCCAAGACACCGACGTCGTGGTGATCGGCACCGGCATCGCCGGGATGTATACGGCGCTGAAGATCAGCGAGTATGCGAACGTCGTCATCCTTTGCAAGAAAGGTCTCACCGAGAGCAATACCAACCGGGCACAAGGGGGAATCGCCGCGGCCATCGCCGAAGGCGATTCCCCTGACTTGCATCGAGAAGACACGATGATGGCCGGGGCCGGACTGAACGACCTCACCGCCGTCGAAGTCCTCGCCAACGAAGGGCCCGATCTGGTGAACGACCTGATTCGCCTCGGCACCCAGTTCGACACCGAACATGATGCGGAAGGCGAGCATCTCGCCCTGACCCGCGAAGGGGCGCACAGCAGACGCCGCATCCTGCACGCCAACGGTGACGCGACCGGTGCGGAGATTGTCCGCGCGCTGGCCGTGCAAGTGCGCAAGAACCCGCGCATCACAGTGATCGAAGACGCGTTTGCGATCGACCTGATCACGTCGGAGCACGGCTCCTGCAAAGGTGTGCTCTACGAGAAGGGCAAGCGGCTGCACTACATACGATCCCAGGCGACCGTGCTTGCGACCGGCGGCGCGGGCAACATGTATCGCTACACCTCCAACCCGGACGTCACGACGGCAGACGGTTTCGCCATGGCCTACCGCGCCGGCGCCCGGCTGCAGGACTTGGAGTTCATCCAGTTTCATCCGACGACGCTGAACTATCCGGGCGCACCGCGCTTTTTGATCTCGGAAGCCGTGCGCGGCGAAGGGGCGGTGCTGCGCAACATCGCCGGCGAGCGTTTCATGCCCGCCTACCATGAGCTCGCCGAACTGGCTCCGCGCGACATCGTCGCCCGCGCCATCGTTTCGGAGATCGAGAAGACCAAGGCGACGTTCATCTACCTCGACATCACGCATCAACCGGAAGAGCTGATCAAGTCGCGTTTTCCGACGATCTATGAGTTCTGCCTGCAGTACGGCCTCGACCTGACCACCGACTGGATTCCGGTCGCCCCGGCTGCGCATTACGTCATGGGCGGTGTAAAAACGGATCTCTATGGCGAAACAAATGTCAGAAGGCTGTTTGCCTGCGGCGAAGTCTCCTGCACCGGCGTGCACGGCGCGAATCGCCTCGCCTCCAACTCGCTGTCGGAAGCGATCGTGTTTGGCAAGCGCATCGCCGAGCGCATCGAAGCGTTCCTGCAGACGGAGACTGGCGACTTCATCCCGCTGCCGAAGACGGAGCACGTGATGAAGAGCCCGATCGACAAAATTGACAACCGCCGCCTGCACCTGCAGAAGGTGATGGTGCGCCACGTCGGCGTCAAGCGCACCCGCGATTCCCTGGAGCGCGCCTTGTCCGAACTGGGCAAGTACGTCCCGATGCTCTCCCATACCTACAGCAGAAAAAGCGACTGGGAGTTCATCAACCTGCTGACGTCGGCGCTGTTGACCACGCAAGCGGCCCTGCTCCGCGAAGAGAGCCGCGGCGGGCACTACCGCAACGATTTTCCCAAAGCAAAAGACTCCTGGCTCAAACACACCATCTTCCAAAAGGATGTGGGTGTAATCGAAGAGAGGTGCTGACATGCTGCTAGATGAGCGTGTGATTGAACGCGCAGTTCGCGCTGCATTAGAAGAAGATATCGGTTCGGGTGACATCACCACCAACTCGATCGTTCCCAAGGACAAAGGGGGCCACGGCACCCTGCTCGCCAAAGAGCCGGGCATCATCGCCGGGCTTGACGTGGCGGAAGTCGCCTTCAAACTGGTCGATCCGGCGCTGGAAGTAAACCGTCTGGTCAAAGACGGCGATGCGGTCGCCAAAGGCACGCCGATCATGGAAGTGACCGGTTCGGCCCGCTCGATCCTGATCGCTGAGCGCGTGGCGCTCAACTTCTTGCAGCGTCTGTCCGGGATCGCCACCCGCACGGCGAAGTTCGTCGAGCTGGTGCGCTATTACAACGCCAAGATCGTCGACACCCGCAAGACGACGCCGGGCCTGCGCGCCTTGGAAAAATACGCGGTCGTCGTCGGCGGCGGACGCAACCACCGCTTTGGCCTGTTCGATGCGGTGCTGATCAAAGACAACCACATCGAGATCGCCGGCGGCGTCAAGCAGGCGATCATGGCGGCTCGCCACCAGATCCCGCACACGATGCGCGTCGAGGTGGAAGTCGAGTCGATGGAGCAGATTGACGAAGCGCTGGAAGTGAAAGCGGACATCATCATGCTCGACAACATGACGCCGGAACAGATGCGGGAAGCGGTCGAGAAGATCACCGGCCGCGCGCTGATCGAAGCGTCCGGCGGCGTGACGGAAGAGACGATCGTCGACATCGCCAAGACGGGCGTCGATTACATTTCGATCGGCGCTTTGACCCATTCGATCAAAGCGCTGGACATCTCGCTTGATATCCTCGCGAAATAACCGGGAGAAAGAGACTATGATACTCGTTCTGGATGTAGGGAATACGAATATTACGCTTGGCGTTTATAAGGGCAATGACCTGCTGTACCACTGGCGGATCGCGACGATCCGCGAGCGCACCGAAGACGAGCTCGGCATTCTCGTCAAAAGCCTGCTCGCCGACAAAGGCATCGCCGTCGGCGAGATCAACGGCATCGCGATCTCCTCGGTCGTGCCGCCGCTGATGTTTGCTTTGGAGCGCATGTCGAACAAGTATTTCGGCCACAAGCCGATCGTGATCGGGCCGGGCGTGAAGACCGGGCTGAACATCAAGTATGAAAACCCGCGGGAAGTCGGCGCGGACCGCATCGTCAACGCGGTCGCTGCGATCGAAAAATACGGCTACCCGCTGATCATCGTCGACTTCGGCACGGCGACCACGTTCTGCGTGATCAACGATGTCGGCGATTACATGGGCGGCGTCGTGGCGCCGGGCATCAACATCTCGACCGAGGCGCTGTTCCGCCATGCGGCCAAGCTGCCGCGCATCGAGATCACCCGCCCGGCGAGCGTCGTCGGCCGCAACACGATCACCTCGATGCAGTCCGGCGTGCTGTACGGCTTCACCGGGCAGGTGGATGGCATCGTTTCGCGAATTAAGAAAGAGTTCAACCTGCCGTTCAAAGTGATCGCGACCGGAGGATTGGCGAGCCTGATCTCCGCCGAGTCTTTTGAGATCGAGATTCAGGACGACAACTTGACGCTCGACGGGCTGCGGATCATCTGGGACCGCAACCAGTAAAAAAGGGAGGATAAGCCTGTGGCAGTTAGACCTGTTGTGCTTGACCCGAACCCGGTGCTGCGCGCGATCGCAGAACCGGTGACCAAGTTTGACCAAGAGCTGTTCACTTTGCTCGATGACATGGCGGACACCATGTACGACTACAACGGCATCGGCCTTGCCGCGCCGCAGGTCGGCGTCTCGCAGCGTGTGATCGTCGTCGACTATGGCGATGAGCATGGCGGCCTGATCGAGATGATCAACCCGGTGATCGTTGAAAAATCGGGCTCGGTCGTCGACGTTGAAGGCTGCCTGTCCATTCCGGGACTGCGCGGCAACGTCGAACGCTTCGAGAAGCTGACCTTGCGCTTC of the Tumebacillus sp. BK434 genome contains:
- a CDS encoding threonine/serine exporter family protein is translated as MSRSLEVALDLCLRAGNIMLRCGAETSRVEDTIARLGYTYGVDQVQSFVTPTGIFISVEMAGETTRTGMLRISGSSGINLSQVHRVNDLSRRYASGLVSVEEVLASFDEFERAPVTYRLRYQHLASAFASGAFAVLFGGSWPEFAVGALCGWISHFVLGMVSGAMPYFLSVFFAAFAGVSLAVIGVVLSVATNFEAAIIGAVIPLVPGVSVTNAVRDLMAGELLAGVARAAEGFLVAFAIAAAVALVLAIRVHGGLW
- a CDS encoding threonine/serine exporter family protein, producing the protein MMTGQEILQLLLLAGIAFSATVCYAVLYQIPKKALLLVGFVGFSGWLMQYFIRQLTDSPVFAALLGGFLVGALSEKLARRMRMPVTVFVVGGIVPLVPGSSAMATMREFVMGDYLEGLSRGTLTLLIASAISAGLVLAGSLLRLDWRGKRAGKRE
- the tilS gene encoding tRNA lysidine(34) synthetase TilS yields the protein MLENVNETIRRHRLLETGDRVLVAVSGGVDSCVLLDVLLKLRAAWDLQLAVVHVDHGLRGEASAGDARFVKQLAERHGLPVFVQRLDVEAYAKQHKLSIQTAARKVRYGFFEQVAKQTASARLLTAHHADDQAETVLMRILRGTSTRGLAGIPVKREENGLTYVRPLLDIWREEIESYAAAQGILYREDASNASLKYIRNKIRLQLFPELTRGYNEQVKAALLQLSQLAREDESYLEELAQARFSEAVLPAGAGRLKVNCEHFVESPLPLQRRVITLILYYLCGHTIQWEQVHIESIRSLLVSSSPSGRLTLPGGVSAWREYNDAYVSVDKPILAGEAPAPVQQFVLGKEFIAGALKFTVEPPGFAIRLEAEVTPGVPPRPTDAWEAQFDADELSGSCIYIRTWEQGDGFRPFGMQGTKLISDVFVDAKVPKHKRMAWPLFCIDSEIAWVVGIRRGQQAMVTDKTQRTLVLRAVRLS
- the hpt gene encoding hypoxanthine phosphoribosyltransferase, with product MHTDVQEILFTEEEVSAKVRELGEQITRDYQGQDLLVIGILKGAAMFMGDLVKRIDMVVEMDFMAVSSYGKSSESSGVVRIIKDLDKSIEGRHVLIVEDIIDTGLTLHYLKNLLEQRSAASVKVAALLDKPERRQVEIAPDYLGFSVPDHFIIGYGLDYAERYRNLPYVGVLKPEVYQS
- the ftsH gene encoding ATP-dependent zinc metalloprotease FtsH — protein: MNRFFRNAGFYLLIFLITVGIVNFITGEKQEKLEITYDKFIQKVEKGEIKDLTVTSEGLTLRLTGSMVGDNGAKEEFITRALFSEEFSQQLNEELKTANVTINEPQKESIWFTFLTSIVPFIVIFILFFFLMNQAQGGGSKVMNFGKSRAKLYNEEKKKVTFDDVAGADEEKNELVEVVDFLKDPRKFAALGARIPKGVLLNGPPGTGKTLLARAVAGEAGVPFFSISGSDFVEMFVGVGASRVRDLFETAKKNAPCIIFIDEIDAVGRHRGAGLGGGHDEREQTLNQLLVEMDGFGANEGIIIVAATNRPDILDPALLRPGRFDRQITVNRPDVKGREAILKVHARNKPISEDIPLGAIAKRTPGFTGADLENVLNEAALLAARKNKKLIETQEVDEAIDRVIAGPEKKSRVISEHERKLVAFHEAGHAVVGYHLEHADEVHKVTIVPRGMAGGYTVMIPREDRFFMTRSEMYDKISGLLGGRVAEEIVLGEISTGAHNDLERVTDIARRMITEYGMSDKLGNLQYGHRQGGNVFLGRDIASDQNYSDTVALEIDQEMRRIVDQCYNRTKEVLTTHRDQLDLLANVLLEKETIDKETIDSLMETGKLPDGSVTGIKVNINSDSSVPADEENNDQ
- a CDS encoding HD-GYP domain-containing protein; translated protein: MRLASLQNITPETRLAQPLLDEKGLVLLNKGVVLSDSLAKRLLNLGITSVYIEDVRTEDVVIEEVISQETRQEALQLVFTTLQSVQTSEQHPRQFYQDLNGRNIRRLFDTVLHEMKGKPNLLLSVSNIYTSDGFLYHHSVNVALMALAIGIEYGLTEKQLLDLGVGTLLHDIGKLRLPQDILNKPGRLTPEEYEIIKQHPMIGYEMLRLQDDISVVSAHVALQHHERVDGTGYPRGIKGEEMHIFGKITAVADVYEALTANRVYRKGQLPHEALELLLGACGTHFDREIVELFLKTVAIYPTGLTVRLNSGETGVIIRQNPTHPQRPVIRVLQDAAGRPVEAYEINLMEHLTTLITACEC
- a CDS encoding formate--tetrahydrofolate ligase, which encodes MSTEQRMKSDIEIAQAATLRPIQEIAAQVGLTPEDIEQYGKYKAKISLDVYRRLQDQADGKLILVTAISPTPAGEGKSTTTVGLGQALGKLLQDSGQRAMICLREPSLGPSFGMKGGAAGGGHSQIVPMEDINLHFTGDFHAITSAHNLLAALIDNHIHQGNQLRFDVRRITWNRVLDMNDRALRQIVVGLGGPANGVPRESGFDITVASEVMAVLCLAHDEQDLKARLKRMIIGYNTDKAPITVADLGAEGAMAVLLKDAIQPNLVQTLEHTPALVHGGPFANIAHGCNSVIATKMALKLADYVVTEAGFGADLGAEKFFHIKSRQAGLSPAATVVVATVRALKMHGGVDKANLGTPNTEAVEQGLSNLSKHIENVQMFNIPAVVAINKFPTDTDEEIAVVTNWCQENGIPVALSEVFTNGGDGGLDLAKQVLEIVNNRPGGLMFLYNETDTIPDKIETIVREIYGGDAVQYTSKAQTMLKRIDEMGLGHLPVCMAKTQYSFSDNPNLRGRPEGFTITIRELKISAGAGFIVAITGDIMTMPGLPKVPAAMNMDLLAEGKVTGLF